From the genome of Uranotaenia lowii strain MFRU-FL chromosome 1, ASM2978415v1, whole genome shotgun sequence, one region includes:
- the LOC129748941 gene encoding GATA zinc finger domain-containing protein 1, translating into MPPKPNARCSQCQSFGSEKWHTVERGVLICAACHEKQEREQKELEQELREIQAIPPLAVREAAESITELGQQLLDMERRREAAARAASAVDSGKKEAEEDKAAMEVEVKEEDDKEGKDSNEETKPAKPVPALSPRKLRKNVRSRKGGASGSGGNGAKGGRSRRFIFKSKPMKAPTITVTTRTVDSLFYNNIYIQIGDIVSVMDPEDNIYYAQIHGLQIDSYCEKSAYITWLLPTSASPEPNERFDPSTYVIGPSEDFARKLSYMEFVMHAPSNYYLDRNNPYPRPDSWGPENSTQKDNSNFVWTNIAHLH; encoded by the exons ATGCCCCCGAAACCGAACGCCCGCTGTTCCCAGTGTCAGTCGTTTGGATCCGAGAAATGGCACACCGTGGAGCGGGGTGTACTGATCTGTGCAGCGTGCCACGAAAAGCAGGAAAGGGAACAGAAAGAACTAGAACAGGAGCTGCGGGAAATCCAAGCCATCCCTCCGCTGGCAGTGCGAGAGGCCGCCGAATCCATAACCGAACTTGGCCAACAGCTGCTGGATATGGAGAGAAGAAGGGAGGCTGCTGCCAGGGCTGCCTCTGCTGTGGATTCAGGCAAAAAGGAAGCGGAAGAGGATAAAGCTGCTATGGAGGTAGAGGTTAAGGAGGAAGACGACAAGGAGGGTAAGGATTCGAACGAGGAGACCAAACCAGCCAAACCGGTGCCTGCTCTGAGCCCTCGGAAACTGAGGAAAAATGTACGAAGTCGAAAGGGTGGCGCCAGTGGTTCCGGGGGAAATGGAGCCAAGGGAGGACGATCCAggagatttattttcaaaagtaaaccTATGAAGGCGCCTACCATCACGGTGACTACCCGGACTGTAGATTCGTTATTTTATAAT aacatttaCATCCAAATAGGGGACATCGTATCGGTAATGGATCCGGAAGACAATATCTACTATGCTCAAATACACGGATTACAAATTGATTCCTACTGTGAAAAATCTGCTTATATAACTTGGTTGCTGCCCACCAGTGCTAGCCCGGAGCCCAACGAGAGATTCGATCCGTCTACCTACGTGATTGGCCCGTCGGAAGACTTCGCTCGGAAGCTGAGCTATATGGAGTTTGTCATGCACGCTCCAAGCAATTACTATTTGGACAGAAATAATCCGTACCCGCGACCCGATAGCTGGGGACCGGAGAATTCCACGCAAAAAGATAACTCCAATTTTGTTTGGACAAACATCGCACATCTTCATTAg